The following coding sequences lie in one Heyndrickxia oleronia genomic window:
- a CDS encoding ABC transporter substrate-binding protein, with amino-acid sequence MKKKRIWFSLLVAVFVLVMSACSSNNSSGDGKKDGKTILRFATWDTGDTLKIQQDIAKEFEKENKDVKVQVEAYGDGFDQKIAASFGAKNPPDVMYMWDFTTYHQSLEPLDSYVEKDPDIKMDDFYEGLFNYSKVDKKLYGMPAGFSTMVVYYNKKLFDQYNIPYPQEGWTWDEFLESAKKLTDKSKKQYGFSVTSEPDTYDLQSLVWSNGGSFISDDGKQIDGVMNSPETIEAIQLYGDMVKDGIAVLTGGKNQQSASDIFKSGKLGMLISGIWPIQGYKDAKVDFGTVMMPSFGSKPVKGLISSSSISIAKDSKQKELAWKFVKFYSSEKAIKMRTADLPVRKSVVAETKVMEDALYKPFYTMLENATNTPAFLLNKNWNEVNRNLSAAINAVMLGQNGKPLFDKAVKDSEKYLSK; translated from the coding sequence ATGAAGAAAAAGAGAATATGGTTCTCGTTGTTAGTAGCAGTGTTTGTTCTTGTTATGTCTGCTTGTAGTTCAAACAATTCTTCTGGAGATGGGAAAAAGGATGGGAAAACAATTTTACGTTTTGCTACTTGGGATACTGGTGATACGTTAAAAATTCAGCAGGATATAGCCAAGGAATTTGAAAAAGAAAATAAAGATGTAAAGGTGCAAGTAGAGGCATATGGAGATGGTTTTGATCAAAAGATTGCTGCCTCATTTGGAGCAAAAAATCCTCCTGATGTGATGTATATGTGGGATTTTACAACTTATCATCAGTCACTTGAACCTTTAGACTCATACGTGGAGAAGGACCCAGATATTAAAATGGATGATTTTTATGAGGGATTATTTAACTATTCGAAGGTAGATAAGAAGCTATATGGAATGCCTGCAGGTTTTTCTACTATGGTTGTTTATTATAATAAGAAACTTTTTGACCAATATAATATTCCGTATCCACAAGAGGGCTGGACATGGGACGAGTTTTTAGAAAGTGCAAAAAAATTAACAGATAAGAGTAAGAAGCAGTACGGATTTTCAGTTACCTCAGAACCGGATACTTATGATTTACAAAGCTTAGTATGGAGTAATGGCGGTAGTTTCATTAGTGATGATGGAAAGCAAATTGACGGGGTGATGAATAGCCCTGAAACAATTGAGGCAATCCAATTGTATGGTGACATGGTAAAAGACGGTATTGCAGTATTAACTGGAGGGAAAAATCAGCAAAGTGCAAGTGATATTTTCAAATCAGGCAAACTTGGAATGCTTATTAGTGGAATTTGGCCAATTCAAGGCTATAAAGATGCAAAAGTTGATTTCGGTACTGTGATGATGCCTTCCTTTGGGTCAAAACCAGTTAAAGGATTAATCTCATCCTCTTCTATATCCATTGCGAAGGATTCAAAGCAAAAAGAACTGGCTTGGAAGTTTGTGAAATTTTACTCCTCTGAAAAAGCGATAAAAATGAGAACAGCAGATCTACCTGTAAGAAAAAGTGTAGTAGCAGAGACAAAAGTAATGGAAGATGCGCTATACAAGCCATTTTATACAATGCTTGAAAACGCTACTAATACACCTGCATTTTTATTAAATAAAAATTGGAATGAAGTAAATCGTAATTTATCGGCTGCCATAAATGCTGTTATGCTCGGTCAAAATGGAAAGCCATTATTTGATAAGGCGGTAAAAGATTCAGAAAAATACTTATCTAAGTAA
- a CDS encoding carbohydrate ABC transporter permease, with product MRVDLSVTTGQTTIQTKKKKQWRKITPYLFVSPWIIGFLIFTLGPLLFSFVISFFDWPIVGEKKFVGLSNYMTMFTDDPLFWHSLWVTVKFALFFVPLNIILALLLAILLNQRVKGSSLFRTFFYVPSVISGVALAMIWGSVYDGEYGILNYLLSLIGIDGPNWLNDTTWALVAMVVASLWGQGTMMLIFLAGLKNIPQELYEAAEIDGAGKIYQFFKITLPLLSPTILFNLIMTIIGAFQQLTLALVLTGGGPLQSTYFYAMYVYENAFKYFKMGYSSANAWIMFIIVLSLTLVVFKSSSMWVYYENEVKNDK from the coding sequence ATGAGAGTCGATTTGAGTGTCACTACCGGACAAACAACGATTCAGACGAAGAAGAAAAAACAATGGAGAAAAATTACTCCTTATTTATTTGTTTCACCTTGGATTATTGGATTTTTAATTTTTACATTAGGCCCATTGCTTTTTTCATTTGTAATTAGCTTTTTTGATTGGCCGATTGTCGGTGAGAAGAAATTTGTTGGACTATCCAATTACATGACAATGTTTACCGATGATCCACTGTTTTGGCACTCTTTATGGGTTACTGTGAAGTTTGCTCTCTTCTTTGTTCCATTAAATATTATATTAGCACTGTTGTTAGCCATTTTATTAAATCAAAGGGTAAAAGGAAGCTCTCTATTCCGAACATTTTTCTATGTTCCTTCTGTAATATCTGGTGTCGCTTTAGCGATGATTTGGGGATCCGTTTATGATGGAGAATATGGCATTCTTAATTATTTATTATCTTTAATTGGGATTGATGGACCTAACTGGTTGAATGATACAACTTGGGCATTGGTGGCAATGGTTGTCGCAAGTTTATGGGGACAGGGGACCATGATGCTGATTTTTCTAGCAGGCTTAAAAAATATACCCCAAGAATTATATGAAGCAGCAGAAATTGATGGTGCAGGAAAGATTTATCAATTCTTTAAAATTACATTGCCACTACTGTCACCAACTATTCTGTTTAATTTAATTATGACGATTATCGGTGCATTTCAGCAACTAACTTTAGCACTTGTCTTAACAGGTGGAGGTCCACTTCAATCAACCTATTTTTATGCGATGTATGTTTATGAGAATGCATTTAAATATTTTAAAATGGGCTATTCATCAGCCAATGCATGGATTATGTTCATCATTGTTCTTTCATTAACCTTAGTTGTTTTTAAATCCTCTAGTATGTGGGTGTATTACGAAAATGAAGTAAAAAACGATAAATAG
- a CDS encoding carbohydrate ABC transporter permease: MKAQRRVQKGFVYGMLILLSILFLAPFFWMISTALKSPEELYQFPPKLLPSTWHFENFSKAWNSQPFNHFLVNSLIVTVMTTIGQIVSSTLVAYGFARFKFKGRDVLFIILLATMMIPWDVTMIPQYMEFNLFGWINTLKALIVPSWFGSAFYIFLLRQFIMSIPKELDEAARMDGANSFQIYYKIYLPLVWPVIVLIAVFNILGSWNDYLGPLIFLNDQSKYTLTLGLAQFKGVHDVDTNGIMAVTFLISIVPLILFFLAQKKIVEGVQSTGLK, encoded by the coding sequence ATGAAAGCACAAAGAAGAGTGCAAAAGGGATTCGTCTATGGAATGCTTATTCTATTATCCATCCTATTCCTTGCACCATTTTTTTGGATGATTTCGACAGCGCTTAAATCACCAGAGGAGCTATATCAATTTCCACCAAAGCTTTTACCATCAACCTGGCATTTTGAAAACTTTTCGAAGGCGTGGAACAGTCAACCGTTTAATCACTTTTTAGTGAACAGTTTAATTGTAACCGTTATGACTACAATAGGACAAATCGTTTCATCTACATTAGTTGCCTATGGGTTTGCACGTTTCAAATTTAAAGGTAGAGATGTTTTATTTATTATTCTTTTAGCTACGATGATGATTCCATGGGATGTTACGATGATTCCACAATATATGGAGTTTAATTTATTCGGTTGGATTAATACGTTAAAAGCACTAATTGTTCCATCCTGGTTTGGTTCAGCCTTTTACATTTTCTTGCTCCGACAGTTTATTATGTCTATTCCAAAAGAACTTGATGAAGCGGCAAGAATGGATGGAGCAAATTCTTTCCAAATATATTATAAAATTTATTTGCCGCTAGTTTGGCCAGTCATTGTATTGATTGCTGTATTTAATATTTTAGGGAGCTGGAATGATTATTTAGGCCCATTAATTTTCTTAAATGATCAGAGTAAATATACACTAACCTTGGGGTTAGCTCAGTTTAAAGGTGTTCACGATGTTGATACAAACGGAATCATGGCTGTCACGTTCTTAATTAGTATCGTACCACTCATCCTATTCTTCTTGGCACAGAAGAAAATTGTTGAAGGTGTACAGTCAACAGGACTGAAATAA
- a CDS encoding amylo-alpha-1,6-glucosidase: MKVANMKIPFSYYGSYLVISPIHRKGSDQTKLFIRHIRGGDERDSSLFAIEMLRGEESIHYDVEMEPHLLSLIATDGSGDSIKCCFSSDSTIRIKGNRVGLKLSAITGAYDYAVRFPDTTWEMNSFIQKRRFRLIPLEGSLLVDAPFEVDKSKHIFAYCKPDVMTEEFDLAITEYNLVFEKESNLSLSFKENVLRAEKEFKHWKEGMLKIPDVYNNGFDMASYITWSCVVKPDGLLKRPAMYMSKNWMTNIWSWDHCFNAMALIENKPELAWDQFCIFFDQQDRSGALPDFLNDQGALWNCCKPPIHGWALKWMMEKTTFIDNERLVEVYEPLKRWTNWWFYHRDDDQDGVCQYNHGNDSGWDNSTVFAKGIPVETPDLSAFLIIQMDVLQKIAKQLGKAKEALEWKQRADATFSAMMEHFWTENGFRACLSTTHETIKSDSLLLYIPLILGERLTSEQRNILLTNLLTKNKFKTEHGFATESVTSDYYRDDGYWRGPIWAPSTMLLIDGLLACGEGDLAIKIAEAFCQMANQSGMAENFNAMTGEGLRDPAFTWTSSVFLIAGSLINKECVTK; this comes from the coding sequence ATGAAGGTTGCAAACATGAAAATTCCGTTCAGCTATTATGGTTCCTATTTAGTTATCTCTCCAATCCACAGAAAAGGATCTGATCAAACCAAATTGTTTATCCGACATATTCGCGGAGGAGATGAACGAGATAGTTCACTTTTTGCCATTGAGATGTTACGTGGTGAAGAAAGCATTCATTACGATGTTGAGATGGAGCCCCATTTACTTTCGCTAATTGCGACAGATGGTAGCGGTGATTCAATTAAATGCTGTTTTAGCTCTGATTCTACGATTCGAATAAAAGGGAATCGCGTGGGACTAAAGCTTTCTGCTATAACAGGTGCTTATGATTATGCCGTGCGTTTTCCAGATACAACCTGGGAGATGAATAGTTTTATTCAAAAACGAAGATTTCGACTTATTCCTTTGGAAGGTTCACTGCTAGTGGATGCTCCGTTTGAGGTAGATAAGAGTAAGCATATTTTCGCCTATTGTAAGCCAGATGTGATGACCGAGGAATTTGATCTAGCGATTACTGAATATAATCTCGTTTTTGAAAAGGAATCCAACTTATCTCTTTCATTTAAAGAAAATGTTCTTCGTGCTGAAAAGGAATTTAAGCACTGGAAAGAGGGGATGTTAAAGATCCCTGATGTGTACAACAATGGATTTGACATGGCATCCTATATTACTTGGTCATGTGTAGTGAAACCGGATGGATTATTAAAGAGACCTGCCATGTATATGTCTAAAAACTGGATGACAAATATTTGGAGTTGGGATCATTGCTTTAATGCGATGGCACTTATTGAAAATAAGCCTGAACTTGCATGGGATCAGTTTTGTATTTTCTTCGATCAACAAGATCGTTCCGGCGCATTACCAGATTTCTTAAATGATCAAGGGGCATTGTGGAATTGCTGTAAACCACCTATTCATGGCTGGGCATTGAAGTGGATGATGGAAAAAACAACGTTTATTGACAATGAAAGATTAGTAGAGGTATATGAGCCATTAAAACGGTGGACCAATTGGTGGTTTTACCATCGTGACGATGATCAAGATGGAGTTTGTCAATATAATCATGGGAATGATAGCGGTTGGGATAATAGCACGGTTTTTGCAAAAGGAATTCCAGTCGAAACTCCAGATTTATCGGCGTTTTTAATTATACAAATGGATGTATTACAAAAAATTGCAAAACAATTAGGAAAAGCAAAAGAAGCGTTGGAATGGAAACAGCGAGCGGATGCCACTTTTTCCGCCATGATGGAGCATTTTTGGACAGAAAATGGATTTAGAGCCTGTTTATCTACCACTCATGAGACGATTAAATCTGATAGTCTCTTACTCTATATCCCTCTCATTTTAGGTGAGCGATTAACTAGTGAGCAAAGAAATATATTATTAACCAATTTATTAACGAAAAACAAGTTTAAGACAGAGCATGGTTTTGCAACGGAAAGTGTAACTAGTGATTATTATCGAGATGATGGTTATTGGCGAGGACCAATTTGGGCTCCTTCCACTATGCTCTTAATAGATGGATTATTAGCATGTGGAGAAGGAGATTTGGCAATCAAAATTGCAGAAGCGTTTTGTCAGATGGCAAATCAATCAGGTATGGCAGAAAATTTTAACGCGATGACTGGGGAAGGGCTGCGTGATCCTGCATTTACTTGGACCTCAAGTGTGTTTTTGATTGCGGGCAGTTTAATTAATAAGGAGTGTGTAACCAAGTGA
- a CDS encoding SDR family NAD(P)-dependent oxidoreductase, with protein sequence MNRDYFQLKNKVCVITGAASGIGLATAQLLAEVGSKVVLLDINETNGKEVEADLNNQGRSARFIKCDVTKSADCQHVQELLEKEYGSVDVLFNNAGIIRRKSVVELEENDWDLVIDVSLKGVYLLSKYLIPLMAAAGGGSIINTGSGWGLKGGDQAAAYCAAKAGVVNLTKAMAIDHGPQNIRVNCICPGDTDTPLLRDEAKQLNLNEDIFLISSGADRPLARIGKPQDIANGVLFLASELASWVTGTELVVDGGGLA encoded by the coding sequence GTGAATCGAGACTATTTTCAATTGAAAAATAAAGTATGTGTGATTACTGGAGCTGCATCGGGGATAGGGTTAGCAACAGCCCAATTATTAGCGGAGGTCGGCAGCAAGGTTGTATTGTTAGACATTAATGAAACAAATGGAAAAGAGGTGGAAGCGGATCTAAATAATCAAGGACGTTCAGCTCGATTTATTAAATGTGATGTAACAAAATCTGCAGATTGTCAACATGTTCAAGAACTGCTAGAGAAAGAGTATGGAAGTGTAGACGTACTATTTAATAATGCAGGAATTATTCGAAGAAAGAGTGTAGTGGAACTGGAGGAAAATGATTGGGATTTAGTTATCGATGTATCTTTAAAGGGTGTATATCTTCTATCTAAATATTTAATCCCTCTGATGGCTGCTGCTGGCGGTGGAAGTATTATTAATACTGGATCGGGATGGGGATTGAAAGGAGGAGATCAGGCGGCGGCGTATTGTGCGGCAAAAGCGGGTGTTGTTAATTTAACGAAAGCAATGGCGATTGACCATGGGCCACAAAATATTCGTGTGAATTGTATTTGCCCTGGTGATACAGATACACCATTACTTAGGGATGAAGCAAAGCAGCTAAATCTAAATGAAGATATATTTTTAATTTCGTCAGGTGCAGATCGTCCATTAGCGAGAATTGGTAAACCACAGGATATAGCCAACGGGGTATTATTTCTTGCTAGTGAACTTGCCTCATGGGTAACAGGAACAGAGCTAGTTGTTGATGGCGGTGGTTTAGCTTAA
- the gcvPA gene encoding aminomethyl-transferring glycine dehydrogenase subunit GcvPA, giving the protein MSQKIHPYIPNMVPEIQEEMLNEIGVQSVMELYNCIPKELQFQGNMDLPKPLTEYELRRYIEAILQKNINTKEYVSFLGAGCWQHFIPAVCDEINQRSEFLTAYAGEPYEDHGRFQALFEYQSLLAELVDMDVVNVPTFDWGQAAATSIRMAARITKRKKVLLAKTVAPERTKIITNYGSPDLEFEFIDFQLESGLMNLEDLIVKLSEDVAALYFENPSYLGFIESQGETIAKLLKEKGVLMIVGVDPISLGILAPPSHYGADIVCGDLQPLGMHMNFSGGQAGFITTRDEVEFVQEYPSRLFGIIPTIQKGEYGFGDVAYDRTSFALREKGKESVGTQTALWGITAGVYLALMGPDGMSDVGQAIRQNSQYAVKQLANIKGIKGSRFRSPFFKEFIVDFNETDMTVKDINQKLLQYKIFGGKDLSIEFPELGQCALYCVTEIHTKEDIDRLIDSLTEIIQK; this is encoded by the coding sequence ATGTCACAAAAAATACACCCATATATTCCAAATATGGTCCCAGAAATTCAGGAAGAGATGCTTAATGAGATAGGGGTCCAATCCGTTATGGAGTTATATAATTGTATTCCAAAAGAGCTTCAATTTCAGGGAAATATGGACCTGCCCAAGCCTTTAACGGAATATGAGCTTAGGAGATATATCGAAGCAATACTTCAAAAGAATATAAACACTAAGGAATATGTAAGCTTCTTAGGTGCAGGATGCTGGCAGCATTTTATCCCAGCTGTTTGCGATGAAATTAACCAACGTTCAGAGTTTTTGACTGCTTATGCTGGCGAACCATATGAGGATCATGGGCGCTTCCAGGCACTTTTTGAGTATCAAAGTTTATTAGCAGAATTAGTTGATATGGATGTGGTCAATGTACCCACCTTCGATTGGGGGCAAGCAGCGGCTACTTCAATTAGAATGGCTGCTAGGATAACTAAGAGGAAGAAAGTACTTCTTGCCAAAACTGTTGCTCCTGAACGAACAAAGATTATAACGAATTATGGCTCTCCTGATTTAGAATTTGAATTTATTGATTTTCAATTAGAATCTGGATTAATGAATCTTGAAGACTTAATAGTTAAATTATCTGAAGATGTTGCTGCCCTATATTTTGAAAATCCATCCTATCTGGGATTTATTGAGTCACAAGGGGAGACGATAGCAAAATTATTAAAGGAAAAAGGAGTCCTAATGATTGTAGGGGTTGATCCAATCTCACTTGGAATATTAGCTCCACCAAGTCATTATGGTGCAGATATCGTTTGTGGTGATTTACAACCACTTGGTATGCATATGAATTTTAGCGGCGGGCAAGCAGGATTTATTACCACCCGTGATGAGGTTGAGTTTGTTCAGGAGTATCCATCTCGTTTATTCGGGATAATTCCTACTATTCAAAAAGGAGAGTATGGATTTGGTGACGTGGCCTATGACCGCACCTCCTTTGCATTACGTGAAAAGGGAAAAGAATCTGTTGGAACTCAAACAGCATTATGGGGAATAACAGCAGGCGTTTACTTAGCTTTAATGGGACCAGATGGGATGTCTGATGTAGGTCAAGCGATTAGACAAAATAGTCAATATGCTGTTAAACAGCTTGCAAATATAAAAGGCATAAAAGGATCACGTTTCCGATCCCCATTTTTTAAAGAATTTATAGTTGATTTTAATGAAACGGATATGACAGTAAAAGACATCAATCAAAAGCTTCTTCAATATAAAATCTTTGGGGGAAAAGATTTATCTATTGAATTTCCAGAGCTGGGTCAATGTGCTTTGTATTGTGTTACAGAGATTCACACAAAAGAGGATATTGATCGTCTAATTGATTCATTAACTGAAATCATTCAGAAATAG
- the gcvPB gene encoding aminomethyl-transferring glycine dehydrogenase subunit GcvPB encodes MEIKKRNFKHNVDFHQAKWNEPIIFELHQKGEKGVEVPPVDEEITQLVGDGISDLPLEMKRKSKAALPEIGQARVLRHYLRLSQETLGSDFNVEIGQGTCTMKYIPKINEFLVRDPKLTELHPLQDESTVQGILEIFYKLDLCMREISGMDCFTFQPSGGTQALYTMASIVRKYHEVRGEGDQRDEIITTIFSHPSQAATAAVKGYKIITLHPDEDGFPDIEKLKAVVSERTAGFVVANPEDTGIFNGKINEFTKVVHDVGGLCYYDQANANGLLGITRAKEAGFDMCFFNLHKTFAAPHMCGGPATGALGVIEDLKEFLPTAIVDYKDDKYYLNDELPHSIGKIRAFHGVAQTVLRAYAWIRALGADGLKEVAKTAVLNNNYMYSKVRKIKGASAPYIKGSRLEQVRYSWEGLTKDTGVTTEDIQRRMTDFGLHYWTSHHPYIVKQPFTLEPTESYSKQDLDEYISALEQISKEAYENPMIVKEAPQQSTIHQLDEQDFLDHPEKWCITWRAYQKKVIHKQKSMSK; translated from the coding sequence ATGGAAATAAAGAAAAGGAATTTCAAGCATAATGTTGATTTTCATCAAGCGAAATGGAACGAACCGATTATTTTTGAATTACATCAAAAAGGAGAAAAGGGTGTTGAGGTTCCACCAGTGGATGAAGAAATCACTCAATTGGTTGGTGATGGAATATCCGATCTTCCTTTAGAGATGAAAAGAAAGAGTAAGGCTGCCCTTCCTGAAATAGGTCAAGCACGTGTTTTACGTCATTATCTTCGTCTGTCCCAAGAAACACTTGGCTCGGATTTTAATGTAGAAATTGGTCAAGGAACCTGTACGATGAAGTATATTCCAAAAATTAACGAGTTTCTTGTACGTGATCCTAAATTGACTGAACTTCACCCCTTGCAGGATGAATCGACTGTTCAGGGGATACTCGAAATTTTTTATAAGTTGGATTTATGTATGCGTGAAATTTCCGGAATGGATTGCTTTACTTTCCAGCCAAGTGGCGGTACACAAGCATTATATACAATGGCATCAATCGTAAGGAAGTATCACGAGGTACGAGGAGAAGGCGATCAACGTGATGAAATTATTACAACGATTTTTTCTCATCCTTCTCAAGCTGCAACAGCTGCTGTTAAGGGGTACAAAATTATAACCCTACATCCAGATGAAGACGGATTTCCAGATATAGAAAAATTAAAGGCAGTGGTTTCCGAGCGGACAGCTGGATTTGTTGTAGCAAATCCAGAGGATACAGGAATATTTAATGGGAAAATTAATGAATTTACAAAAGTTGTTCATGATGTAGGTGGGCTTTGCTATTATGATCAAGCTAATGCAAATGGGTTATTAGGCATTACACGTGCGAAAGAAGCAGGCTTTGACATGTGTTTCTTTAATCTTCATAAAACATTTGCAGCTCCTCACATGTGTGGTGGGCCAGCAACTGGGGCACTTGGAGTAATAGAAGATTTAAAGGAGTTTTTACCTACAGCAATTGTCGATTATAAAGACGATAAATATTACTTAAATGATGAATTACCGCATTCAATTGGCAAAATTCGCGCGTTTCATGGAGTAGCACAAACTGTTCTCCGTGCCTATGCATGGATTAGGGCATTAGGAGCAGATGGTTTAAAGGAAGTAGCAAAAACAGCAGTTCTAAACAATAATTATATGTATAGCAAGGTTCGAAAAATTAAAGGAGCAAGTGCTCCCTATATAAAAGGAAGCCGCTTAGAACAAGTTCGTTATAGCTGGGAAGGGCTAACAAAGGATACAGGGGTGACAACTGAGGATATACAAAGAAGAATGACTGATTTTGGATTACACTACTGGACGAGTCATCATCCATATATAGTGAAACAGCCTTTTACATTGGAGCCTACAGAATCATATTCGAAACAAGATTTAGATGAATATATTTCTGCGCTTGAACAAATTTCAAAAGAAGCTTATGAGAATCCAATGATTGTAAAAGAGGCTCCACAACAGAGTACTATTCACCAGCTAGATGAGCAGGATTTTCTTGATCATCCAGAGAAATGGTGTATTACTTGGAGAGCATATCAGAAGAAGGTTATTCATAAACAAAAAAGCATGAGTAAGTAA